Proteins encoded in a region of the Podospora pseudopauciseta strain CBS 411.78 chromosome 6, whole genome shotgun sequence genome:
- the CBK1 gene encoding Serine/threonine-protein kinase (EggNog:ENOG503NVS6; COG:T) produces the protein MDNQGNRLYLNFGNNNNNNNTDRLAASDRTQYPTTPSTFPQPVFPTGPSGQAPTPQQAQQGYPQGYASNSYYNPNHNDPNAGLAHQFAHQNLGGAGRPQNYSARGPSPGQRPRTANSQGQQPGYGSYLNAPPMPSQNSGLEFAPAPERNPDKYGPNANNNQKKCSQLASDFFKDSVKRARERNQRQSEMEQKLNETTDPRRRESIWATGGRKEGQYLRFLRTKDKPENYNTIKIIGKGAFGEVKLVQKKSDGKVYAMKSLIKTEMFKKDQLAHVRAERDILAESDSPWVVKLYTTFQDANFLYMLMEFLPGGDLMTMLIKYEIFSEDITRFYIAEIVLAIEAVHKLGFIHRDIKPDNILLDRGGHVKLTDFGLSTGFHKLHDNNYYAQLLTGKSNKPRDNRNSIAIDQINLTVSNRSQINDWRRSRRLMAYSTVGTPDYIAPEIFTGNGYSFDCDWWSLGTIMFECLIGWPPFCAEDSHDTYRKIVNWRQSLYFPDDIQLKPDAENLIRSLICNTENRLGRGGSDEIKRHPFFYGVEFESLRRIRAPFEPRLTSNIDTTYFPTDEIDQTDNATLIKAAQAARGAAASQQQEESPEMSLPFIGYTFKRFDNNFR, from the exons ATGGATAACCAAGGTAACCGTCTCTACCTGAACTTCGGgaacaataacaacaacaacaacaccgatCGCCTCGCCGCCTCCGATCGCACGCAGTatcccaccactccctccaccttcccccaGCCCGTCTTCCCAACCGGCCCCTCTGGTCAGGCGCCGACCCCCCAGCAGGCCCAGCAAGGTTACCCGCAAGGCTATGCTTCCAACAGCTACTACAATCCTAACCA TAACGATCCCAACGCTGGACTGGCCCATCAATTTGCCCACCAGAACCTAGGCGGTGCCGGCAGACCCCAGAACTACAGTGCCCGTGGTCCTTCTCCAGGACAGCGCCCCCGTACGGCTAACAGCCAGGGCCAGCAGCCTGGCTACGGCAGCTACTTGAACGCGCCTCCGATGCCTTCGCAGAACTCTGGGCTTGAGTTTGCCCCCGCCCCCGAGCGGAACCCGGACAAATACGGCCCCAatgccaacaacaaccagaaGAAGTGCTCCCAATTGGCCTCGGATTTCTTCAAGGACAGTGTCAAGCGGGCTCGTGAGCGGAACCAAAG ACAAAGCGAGATGGAACAGAAGCTGAACGAGACCACGGATCCCCGCCGCCGGGAATCCATATGGGCGACTGGAGGCAGAAAGGAGGGCCAGTACCTCCGCTTCCTCCGAACCAAGGACAAGCCCGAGAACTataacaccatcaagattaTCGGCAAGGGTGCTTTCGGTGAGGTGAAGCTGGTTCAGAAGAAGTCGGACGGCAAGGTTTATGCCATGAAGAGCTTGATCAAGACGGAAATGTTCAAGAAGGACCAGCTTGCGCACGTTCGCGCCGAGCGTGATATTCTTGCCGAATCAGACAGTCCCTGGGTCGTCAAGCTCTACACGACCTTTCAAGATGCCAACTTCCTCTACATGCTCATGGAGTTCTTGCCCGGTGGCGATCTCATGACCATGTTGATCAAGTACGAAATCTTTTCCGAGGATATCACACGGTTCTACATTGCCGAGATTGTGTTGGCTATTGAGGCTGTCCATAAGTTGGGCTTCATTCACAG AGATATCAAGCCAGACAACATTCTCCTCGACAGGGGCGGTCACGTCAAGCTGACGGATTTCGGTCTATCGACTGGTTTCCACAAGCTCCACGACAACAACTACTATGCGCAGCTTCTGACGGGCAAGTCCAACAAGCCTCGCGACAACAGAAACTCGATTGCCATTGACCAGATTAACTTGACGGTCAGCAACCGCTCCCAGATCAATGACTGGAGGCGGTCGAGGAGACTGATGGCGTACTCCACTGTTGGTACTCCCGATTACATTGCCCCTGAAATCTTCACGGGTAATGGTTACTCTTTCGACTGCGATTGGTGGTCCCTAGGTACCATCATGTTCGAGTGCTTGATTGGGTGGCCCCCTTTCTGTGCCGAGGATAGTCATGACACATACCGCAAGATTGTCAACTGGAGACAGTCGCTGTACTTCCCCGACGACATTCAGCTCAAGCCTGATGCTGAGAACCTGATCAGAAG CTTGATCTGCAACACCGAGAACCGTCTGGGCCGGGGTGGGTCTGATGAGATCAAGCGTCACCCCTTCTTCTATGGTGTTGAGTTTGAGAGCTTGCGCAGGATTAGGGCGCCTTTCGAGCCCCGCCTCACCTCCAACATTGATACCACCTATTTCCCCACGGACGAGATCGACCAGACCGACAACGCCACGTTGATCAAGGCTGCCCAGGCCGCTAGAGGCGCCGCGGCCAGCCAACAGCAGGAGGAAAGCCCAGAGATGAGCTTACCATTCATTGGATACACGTTCAAGCGGTTCGATAACAACTTCCGGTGA